From the genome of Aerococcus urinaehominis:
TACTACACTAACTAGGGAGAAGGTGTAGAGAAATATGATCAAGTCCATTTTTCTTTTCAATTCAGCGTGATTCACTACACTATTTGGGTGAGAAAGTGCAGAGAATCATTCCAGAGCACTTAACCAGGATGAGACTAGTGTCAAGTCCACAATCTTGTGTAAATTATAGAATGTAATTGGTGGGTATAAATATTTAGACTATGTTATTAAAGAATTTATGAGGACATGTCTCCCAATATTCATGCAAATCAAGCAATACACTTCCTATAAGTCGCTCCGCAGCCTCTATATTAGGAAAGAGGCCGACAACTTTCTCTCTTCTTCTAATTTCTCGATTTAGCCTTTCTAGACTGTTAGTTGTTTTCAGTGAAACGCGATAAGGTGTGGGTTCTAATAAGTATGGGATAGCATCTTCGAAGCCTTCCTCTAGCGTATTAACAGCTTTGTCATATTTCTCATTGCCACTAACGTATTCTACAAATTCAAATTTTAACTCTCGCGCTCTTTGTTGACTATCAGCATTAAATATTCTCTTTAGAAGACTTCTCTCATGACTGCAATCCTTTTTTGGAAAATGAGCTAAAATATTACGTAGAAAATGAACCGTACACCGTTGCCAGGTAGTGCCTAAAAATTGATTACTAATCGCTGATTTTAGTCCCTTGTGGGCGTCAGATATAATTAATGTTGGTTTAGTTAGGCCTCTGGCCTTTAAATCAAGGAAGAAGTTCTTCCAGTTTTCTTCTGATTCATTATCAGCAATCATAAAGCCGATAATTTCGCGACGATTATCATCGTTAATACCCTGAGCAATATAAACACCTTTAGAGACAGAACGATGGTTTTCGCGAACTTTAATATACATGGCATCGACATAAACATATCGAAAATTCGTATGTGTTAGGGAACGCCCTTTAAATTCGAAAACAGCAGGGTCCAAGTTTTTATTTACTGAAGAGACAAATGATTTAGAAACACCTTCGCCACAGAGTGTTTCAACAACCTTCTTAATACGGCGTGTTGAGACCCCATTAATATACATTTCGGTTAAAACAGCCACAAAGGCCTTGTCCATACGTTGATATTTATCGAATAGCTTGGTATCAAATTCTCCTGATCGTGTCCGAGGGACATCCAGTTCAACAGTCCCTACCTTTGTTTTAAAGTTTCTTTTATAGGAGCCATTACGATAATCTTTCCGGTCATCTGTGCGCTCATAGCGCTTAGCATTAATAAATTCCTCACGCTCTGCTTGCATATAGGCATTAAAGATGGTTACAGTTAGGGACTTCATCATCTGATCCATATCACTGTTTAGAACTGCCTCTGTAATTTCTTCTAAGTTTAGGGTAATATTTAGTTGAGCCATAATAATCTTCCTTTCAATGTGTTTTAGCCAATTACATTGTAACCAAAAAAGATTATTATGGTTTTTCTTTT
Proteins encoded in this window:
- a CDS encoding IS256 family transposase; its protein translation is MAQLNITLNLEEITEAVLNSDMDQMMKSLTVTIFNAYMQAEREEFINAKRYERTDDRKDYRNGSYKRNFKTKVGTVELDVPRTRSGEFDTKLFDKYQRMDKAFVAVLTEMYINGVSTRRIKKVVETLCGEGVSKSFVSSVNKNLDPAVFEFKGRSLTHTNFRYVYVDAMYIKVRENHRSVSKGVYIAQGINDDNRREIIGFMIADNESEENWKNFFLDLKARGLTKPTLIISDAHKGLKSAISNQFLGTTWQRCTVHFLRNILAHFPKKDCSHERSLLKRIFNADSQQRARELKFEFVEYVSGNEKYDKAVNTLEEGFEDAIPYLLEPTPYRVSLKTTNSLERLNREIRRREKVVGLFPNIEAAERLIGSVLLDLHEYWETCPHKFFNNIV